The genomic segment ggagtgtgtgatgggacggtgtggagggaaattcactctgtgtctgactcctggAATGTGTGATTTGACGGTGTCGAGgtagcatcactctgtgtctgatcccaggagtctgtaatgggacagtgtcgtgggAGCTTAACTCTGTGTTGGACTTCGGCTGTGTGTAATgcgacgatgtggagggagcttcacattGTGTCTGAcctcgagagtgtgtgatgggacggtgtggagggagcttcactctgtgtcggaccccgggagtgtgtgatgggacgatgtggagagagcttcactctctggCTGACCgcgagtgtgtgtgatgggacagtgtggaaggacaTTCACCGAGTCttccacgggagtgtgtgatggtacgcTGTGAACTGATTTACTGCATGTTAGAACCCGGGAGTATGTGATTGTTATTGGTATCTCTTCTCACGATGTGACACATACCTTTTCCTCCTTTGAATCTATTTCGAGGAGTCTTGCATCAAGGTCTAAGCAATATTCCCTCGCTTCATCATAAGATTTCCCCAACGTGGATATGAAATAACACCGGTCTTTATTTCTCTGCCAGTACTGGGGACACGTTTGCCCTGCAAATCAGGAAATAGTGAATAATTTGCCAGAACGCTCATTTCACCAGCAGGGCTCGGAGAAAGGCAACCTCCCTCTACTCCGTCACATCACAGATCCCGgaatcagacacacagtgaagtaCCCTCCGCAACGTCTTTTCACACAGTCCCGGTGTCAGTAACAGAGTGAAGctgcctccacaccgtcgcatcacacactcccgtggtcaatTACAGCGGCATGCTTACTCCATACTGTGCCATTGTACAATcccatggttaaaaaaaaaaagtgcagatTCCTAGAAACCGTAACATCAAAGGATTTCCGGGTCAGGCAgggagagaatctccctccaaatGTCGCAGTAAGCACAGCAGGTGACGCTGCTGTCatacggtcccatcacacactcccggtatcagacacagagtgaagctccctctacactgtttcatcacacactccgggcaTCGGACATGgtgtgaatttccctccacaccgtccgatcccgcactcccagggtcagacatagagtgaatctccctccacgccgttccATCACAAACTTCCTGGGTCAGACATAGTGTCATGTTACTCCACGCCGTCCCATTGCACAATCCCAAGGTAAAACACAGTGTAGATCCTTTGAAACAGTAACATCACTGATttccgggtcagacacagagggaatcaccccgcacaccgtcccatcacacagctcTCCGCCtgctccctccccgtctctcaccGCCGCGGATGAGGAGCAAGGGGAAGCGGGGGACGTTATCTCACCTCTTCTGCTGGTGAAGTATTGGCAAATCTGAGCTTTGTTTTCGGAGATGGTTCTGTACTTCGTTTTGAGCTGCTGGAATTGATGACGGAGATCGATTTGCGTTCGATTCAGCTCTGAGAGATCGGAGTTGaggacggtaatgttgttttcgAGTTTGGAGAGGTTGTTGTTGAGGACGGAAATATTCTTCAGACAGTTTCTCTGGGAGAGATCCAGGCGAGAATTCTCAGATGTTCTGGATTTAAGGGTTGAGTTAAACTCACGGACTCGCTGCTGATATTGGCGTTGGGTCCTGTTCATCTCCTGATGTTGTTCCCAAAGTCTCCGGTAGTTTCGGTCGGAGGTGATCAGAGACTGACGAGTCCGTGATACTGAGGGTGATAGtaaggggtgtgtcagtgacacggtgtgaggtgtgtctgtgtcagagtgaggggtgtgtcagtcaCAGTGATGGGGCTCACTCTGACACGGTGTGAGGAATGTCGGCGTGACGCAGTGGGGGAATCAGTGTCACAGAGagagttgtgtcagtgtcacagtgagtgaagTGTCCGTGTCACGGTGAAGGGACTGCAAATATTACGGTCTGGAGTGTGCAACAGTCACAGTgaggagagtgtcggtgtcacggtgacgggactgtcggtgttacagtgaggggcgtgACGCTGTCACTCTGAGAGcagtgtcagtgacagtgtggggtgtgtaagTGTCACGGTAAGGGAAGTGCCGGTGTAATAGTGTGAGCTTGACAGTGTCACGGTGCGGGGTATGTGTCGTGTCACGGTGAGGGATATGTGTCGGTTTCACGGTGAGTAATGTATCGGTGTCACTGTGCTCGCAGTCTCAGTGTCAAGTTGTGGGGagtatcggtgtcacagtgagggaacAGTCAATGTCACGGTGCGGAGAGCTTCGGGATCACGGTGTTGGAAGTGCcaatgtcacagtgagtggtgtggtgGTGTCACAGAGAGGGGATTGCCGGTGTCACAGTGATGTGAGTGTCGCTATCACGCAGATTGCTCTGTGACTGTTACAGTGAACGGTTTGTCGGTGTGACAATGAGCGGTTTATCAGTGTTACGGAaagggttgtgtcggtgtcacagtgagtgaagTGTCGGTGTTACGGTGGAGGGCGTGTCAGTGTTTCTATGTGCAGTGTATAAGTGTCACGGTGAAGAGAGAggcggtgtcacagtgagggaagtgtccgtgtcacagtgagggggagTGTCAGTATTACGGTGTGGGCCGTGAGAATTTCACGGTGTGGGGACGGCCGGTGTCACGGTGAAGGGTGTTACTGTATCCTTGTGAGGGGAGACTCAGTCTTatgatgtggggtgtgtcggtgtcactgtggggggcgtgtcggtgtcacggtgaggttaTGCGCTAACATTTCATCCCACTCTGTTTGTTTATGGTCTGACTCCTGCCGGAGCTCGTTCAACTCACCATGGATCGAGAGGCCGGCCACTATCGCGACGAGGATGGATGTAACGAGGCAGAGTAGGCAGATCTTATGGTACGCTCTATTTCCGATGTTTTCTTTCGACTTTTGTTTATGCGGACCTGTAGAGAGAACTTCCAGTTTGTGCGTGAATTCAGCCGTGACTCCCACTGGGACTCGCTTCCACCCACGATCCACGCTGTCTCCTTCCATCAcgatcaccctctccctctctcaatctCAGCTATTGTCAGCCGTCGTCGCTGAGAGTCCAAATTCCTTGGCTTGTGTTTGGCTGACAGGAGTCTGACGGATTCCAGAGATCAGTCGGATCTCCCCGGAGCCTCCTCCGCTCTATAGGAAGCAACCCATGTGTCCGACCTCTCGTTGTAACACATGCCatcgaatccaggcagcatcctgttacaCCTCTCTGGTGGGTACCCAGCGCCTTGACATACTTCCGATAATCTGGTGACCAGAGCTGCATACGAAACGCCTGATTCATACTAACTGGTGatgtttataaagttgcaacataactcccTGACATTTGtattcaatgcctcgactaataaagacaagaaTTCCTTAAGCCTTCTTGAAGAGCAGatcgtatctaacaagcctgatagagttttttgagaaggtgaccgggcatatagatgagggtatcgATGTGGATGTGATctctatggattttagtaagacatttgacaaggttccacacggcaggcttattgagaaggtcagaaggcatgagatccagggaggtttggccaggtggattcagaaagggcttgCATGCAGAAGGCAtaaggtcgtggtggagggaatacattcggattggagggttgtgactcgaGGTGTCGCACAAGGATCCGTTCTGGGATCTCTacgtttcgtgatttttattaacgacctggatgtgggggtggaaggCTGGGTTGG from the Mobula birostris isolate sMobBir1 chromosome 13, sMobBir1.hap1, whole genome shotgun sequence genome contains:
- the LOC140207289 gene encoding uncharacterized protein isoform X3, translated to MDDSETYMNVKFPKTDSGSPSRAEPDVLYAKVNFKTVSEPRARTHPAGLNSTDSELNLRKEEPRINENEDPPIASGSDRLPTTAQTGAPEQESKKSIGSRSCRKVYLLCLIMSILIAIVAGLSIYVSQIRQSKFTVDRNYDELNSTLQSKINEMEAKYKAVNETKAQICELLTSRRGPHKQKSKENIGNRAYHKICLLCLVTSILVAIVAGLSIHVSRTRQSLITSDRNYRRLWEQHQEMNRTQRQYQQRVREFNSTLKSRTSENSRLDLSQRNCLKNISVLNNNLSKLENNITVLNSDLSELNRTQIDLRHQFQQLKTKYRTISENKAQICQYFTSRRGQTCPQYWQRNKDRCYFISTLGKSYDEAREYCLDLDARLLEIDSKEEKECGLLSSLRDVPGIAHLQ